A stretch of DNA from Arthrobacter globiformis:
TTCCTCGCTGCCCCGGCCGGCGCCCGCCGCATCTGAGTAGCAGCAGGGGGCGTTCCCAAGGCTGGGAACGCCCCCTGCTGCTACTCAGATGGGAAAGCGGGCAGCTACTCGAGGCGGCGCTGGCGGGTTTCGGGGGAGAAGAACGCCATCCACAGCACGGACAGGACCACCAGGCCGCCGGCGAGCGCGAAGGAAGTGGCGAGGCCAAGCTGCGGCCAGAAGTAGTTCGCGAAAATGAGTGGGCCGAAGCCTGCCCCCAGCCGCGAGAACGTGGATGCCCAGCCGAAACCGCTGCCGCGCAGCTCCGTGGGGTACAGCTCGGAAACGTAGGCGTAGAGCACCGGGATGGCCACCTGCACCACGAACCCGAACACCAGCAGCCAGAACACCGCGGCCGTAGGCACGTCCACTACGAACGCCACGACCACCAGGATGAGAGCGGACAGCGGCCCCGTGATGGCCAGCAGCCACTTGCGGCCCACGCGCTCCACGAGCAGCGCTGCCGCGATCACGCCAAGGAGCCCGACGGCGGCCATCCCCGCCGTCGTCAGGAACGCCTTGTACTCGGCGAACCCGGCGCCGATCAGGATCCGCGGCATCCAGGTCAGGGACAGGTAGTAGACCAGCAGGATGCTCATGAACAGCGCCCAGGCGGCGGCGGTGATCTTCCAGTTGAACTGCCAGACCCCGCGCAGCTGCTGCCAGGCACTGCCGGCGGAAAGCCGCGGTACAGCCTGCGGCTCGGGCAGGCTGTAGGCCCGCGGCTCGGCGCCGGTGGCCTCCACCAGGCCGTCAATTACCCGGGCAGCTTCATCACGGCGGCCCATGCGGATCAGGAACAGCGGCGACTCGGGAACGCTGCGCCGAACCCAGAACACCAGCAGGGCCGGCAGCACCATGACGAGCATGGTCAGGCGCCAGTCGGCGAAGGCCGCCACGAGCCAGGCGGATACGAACCCGCAGAGCGCCGCGCCCACGGGCCACCAGCCGTCCATGGCCGTGAGAACCCTGCCGCGCTGCCGGCGCGGCGTGAACTCGCCCACCAACGCGTAGTCCACGGGAATGCAGCCGCCCAGGCCGAACCCGGCCATGAAGCGGAACACGCAGAACCAGAGGAAGTCGGGGGAGAAGGCGCCGAGGACCGTGAAAAGCGAGAAGATCAGCAGCGTGGCTGTGAAGGCCTTCCTGCGCCCGATGGTATCCGCGATGGTGCCCCAGACGAAGGCGCCCAGGGCCATGCCGATCAGATTCGCCGTGCCGATCCAGCCGGCCTCGCCCGGGGTGAGGCTCCAGTGCGTGGACAGCAGTGGAATGAGGATGCCGTTGAGGGTGACGTCCCAGGCATCGAACATGAATCCCAGGCCCCCGATCACGAAGATCCGGCCCTGCACTTTCCAGCGCCACGGCAGTTCCTGGACTACCTGCTCGCCGCTGGGCACAGCGGTGTAAATATTCATCTCGGCCTCCTGCTTAAACCTTACGTTGCGTGAGGTCCCGGAGCGGGGGGCCCCCACGCCGGGAACAGCCCGGCCTTCACACTGGGCCAGTCAGCAGGAGGGGGTCCGTCGACACGATAAACTGGGCCGTATCCCCACCAACCGCGGCACATCAACCGCGAGATAAAGACGGAGACTTTTGTGAGCTTGACGCAGCTTGACCGTGTTCCCATCCGCCGGGCCCTGATCTCGGTATACGACAAGACCGGTCTGGAGGAGCTCGCCAAGGGCCTGCACGCAGCAGGCGTCAAAATTGTTTCCACCGGCTCGACCGCCAAGAAGATCGCCGCGGCCGGCATTCCGGTCCAGGAAGTCGAAGAGGTCACCGGTTCCCCCGAGATGCTCGACGGCCGGGTCAAGACCCTGCACCCGCGCGTCCACGGCGGCATCCTCGCCGACCGCCGCGTCCCCGCCCACATGGAGACCCTCGCCAAGATGGAGATCGAGGCCTTCGACCTCGTCGTGGTGAACCTCTACCCGTTCGTGGAGACGGTCAAGTCCGGTGCCGCGCAGGACGACGTCGTGGAGCAGATCGACATCGGAGGGCCCGCCATGGTGCGCTCCGCCGCGAAGAACCACGCCGCCGTCGCCATTGTGGTGGACCCGACGTTCTACGGCGACGTGGTCCGTGCCGCCACCGAGGGCGGCTTCGACCTCAAGACCCGCCGCCGGCTCGCCGCAAAGGCGTTCGCGCACACCGCCACCTATGACACCGCCGTGGCCACTTGGACCGCCAGCCAGTTCCTCGACGAGGACGGCGACGGCGTCATCGACTGGCCGGCCTATGCCGGCCTCGCGCTGGAACG
This window harbors:
- a CDS encoding MFS transporter, with the protein product MNIYTAVPSGEQVVQELPWRWKVQGRIFVIGGLGFMFDAWDVTLNGILIPLLSTHWSLTPGEAGWIGTANLIGMALGAFVWGTIADTIGRRKAFTATLLIFSLFTVLGAFSPDFLWFCVFRFMAGFGLGGCIPVDYALVGEFTPRRQRGRVLTAMDGWWPVGAALCGFVSAWLVAAFADWRLTMLVMVLPALLVFWVRRSVPESPLFLIRMGRRDEAARVIDGLVEATGAEPRAYSLPEPQAVPRLSAGSAWQQLRGVWQFNWKITAAAWALFMSILLVYYLSLTWMPRILIGAGFAEYKAFLTTAGMAAVGLLGVIAAALLVERVGRKWLLAITGPLSALILVVVAFVVDVPTAAVFWLLVFGFVVQVAIPVLYAYVSELYPTELRGSGFGWASTFSRLGAGFGPLIFANYFWPQLGLATSFALAGGLVVLSVLWMAFFSPETRQRRLE